Proteins from a single region of Bacteroidota bacterium:
- a CDS encoding DNA alkylation repair protein, which translates to MTASEIMKQLEKMGDAQTKKTFLRHGATEPLFGVKIAELKTILKKTKKNHALSLELYKTGNSDAMYLAVLMADETKITEADLNEWVKKANWSYLNEFAVPWVAAETNFGFDLGMKWIKSDDPLIATAGWSTLSNFASVKADEQLNIEQYSHLLDQVEKTIHKSPNRVRYAMNSFVIAVGSYIKDLNKKALSIAAKISDVTVDMQGTACKLPAATDYIKKVIDKGNLGKKKKMARC; encoded by the coding sequence ATGACGGCTTCTGAAATCATGAAACAACTCGAAAAAATGGGTGATGCTCAAACTAAAAAAACATTTTTACGCCACGGCGCAACCGAACCATTATTTGGTGTCAAAATCGCTGAGTTGAAAACGATATTGAAAAAGACAAAAAAGAATCACGCACTTTCACTGGAGTTATATAAAACCGGAAACTCAGATGCTATGTATCTTGCAGTGCTGATGGCTGATGAAACGAAAATCACTGAAGCCGATTTAAATGAATGGGTGAAAAAAGCCAACTGGTCGTACTTAAACGAGTTTGCAGTGCCCTGGGTTGCTGCTGAAACAAATTTTGGTTTTGACCTTGGTATGAAATGGATTAAATCCGATGATCCATTAATTGCTACCGCAGGCTGGTCTACTTTGTCAAATTTTGCTTCCGTAAAAGCCGATGAACAATTAAATATTGAACAATACAGCCATCTGCTGGATCAAGTAGAAAAAACCATTCACAAATCACCTAACCGTGTTCGGTATGCGATGAATTCGTTTGTGATTGCAGTTGGCAGTTATATCAAAGACCTCAACAAAAAAGCGCTTTCAATTGCAGCAAAAATAAGTGATGTAACGGTAGATATGCAGGGAACAGCCTGCAAATTACCTGCAGCAACTGATTATATCAAAAAAGTGATTGACAAAGGCAATTTAGGAAAAAAGAAAAAAATGGCTCGGTGTTAA